Genomic window (Culex pipiens pallens isolate TS chromosome 3, TS_CPP_V2, whole genome shotgun sequence):
gatattccagtgtTTGTAATGAAAGAATAtcgattttctgaaaattttgtaattaatCATCTTTGGAATACATTATTAAAGGGCACTAAACTCTAATTTGAAGTGAGGCTAtatcgcatctgtttttaaacataattagctCATCCTTTAATACTTAGGCCACCTGGTGTTGTTTTAtcatggcacactacgtgctaaattaatgaattactttttgtaaattactcatgtttagagcattttgcatttaagCCAATCGATGCTTGTTTGCTGCgtttccatggatacaaataaacaaataacaaatcgatGCCTCAATGCTCTCtcatgctaactagataggaaaactagctagcttagtacaagagagcatagaggcatcgaaatataaGGTACGATTGTACGGGGATGGCGATTGTCcgagctccatacaaaaaaagtttttttttatggacaattgaccacgaagttttttttctagtttttttatttgtttttgtttatttgtatccatggaaacGCAGCAAACAAGCATCGATTGGcttaaatgcaaaatgctctTAACATGAGTTATTTACTAAAAGTAATTTATCAatttagcacgtagtgtgccatgagaaaacaacaCCAGGTGGCCTAAGTATTAGAGGATGagctaattatgtttaaaaacataTGCGATATAGCCTGACTTCAAATTAGGGTTTAGTGCCCTTTAATAATGTATTCCAAAGATGattaattacaaaattttcagaaaatcgaTATTCTTTCATtacaaaaactggaatatctcagctcagaattgatgaaacttcaaagttgcttagacaAAAATCTTcagcggaaaatttcctacaagatgcaaGTATCCTTACAGATGacgaaatttttgtgttcaataccgagggaaaatattgaaaaaaaagtataacaaaaactcgtatttttcgacataaaagctaccgggaaagtgaAAACATGGTTTTAATATgccaaatcgatacattaacttgtttaATGGACTACAGATCATCATTTTATAGTATAgcctatttgaaatttaaagatttttcattttttctaagcagaatttgtgaaattgtcgaaaaaattgacttttttcaaaaatgcccagggaacatggtaaacgatttttccgaaagttttcatgtatgagagagttgtttctaacatgattatctatcatttgagaactgagcacattgatTTCCACGACTTCGTgattttttgggacacgctaatGATCATACTTGGAATAAATTATACAAATTCCTCCGGAGGACACTTCCCGTACTATTCAGGTTTgagcaatatgagtatcaaacttcatgttttttttgtactGAACAAGAAAATGGATTGTGGAATTAAAaagaacaactcgtctctttgtattcatgaAAATGGACATAACTAAATAATTGTCTACAAGCTGGCAATCGCAAATAAAACAATTATAATTTACATTATAATAATTTGGTGCATCGTTCTTTGTTCTCTGCACCATTATAACTCTTGTGCATAAGATGCCTTCTTGGTCAccataaacatataaaaaaaataaaattcttattACGAAATCTGGGAATAAACTTTTGTGATGAAAGCTTAATTATAAAAACGGCGGATTTTTCcgtattttttaacttaaaaattcttaattatttcctaattttttttgaacataagaTATTTTAGAATgcccaaaaaaattaagaaaaaatattatgctaTAACAGTCAATATTACGCCCTCCTAAATTGGCAGGCagaaatgtttgcaaaaatcGTGTTGCCTAAAACGGGGTGGCACTGTGCCGGAACTGTTGGATTTTTCTGGGACTGTTTGACATGTTGTTTGCATAACTTTACCTTTTTTAAACGTGATTCTCATTTCAATCCCTAAATTCAGCAGCTAAGAGTATTTATTCACCCTTTCCTatcaaccaacaaaaaaaaacctacccCAAAGAAGCTTTTATAAACACTTTGACTGCTTGCACAGTCCATCAGAGTTCGTACGTTTCTTCACCCTGAAGGAAAATGGCCTCCAGAaaataattcagtttttttttcgttggtggagaggaaaattaaatttcattgttATTGTGGAAATCTTCGCTGTCTGCCGCTAATGAAACATCAACATCGAATAACCGTCAAATTTTAAGACCGTGGATGGAAGAAGGGAAGAGGAGGGAACCCGAATGATTCTGTGAACAGCTTTTCAAATCTTTAAGCACTTTATTCGTCACTTAATCACACGAAACCCGTACCGTTCCGTCAAGCCCTTCCCCAGCAGCGCGTACCCCACGTAAGCCAAGGCCACGTAGACCAACGCTAGAACCACGTAATGGGCGGCCTTCAGCAGCTGGAACTTGCGCTTGGCCTGCTCCAGATTGTCCAGACTTTCCCGCACGATGTACTTGCGTAGTCCGAGCAGGTACGTCGGGAAGAACTCGGCCCACTTGACGCGCCGGATGTCCACCGGGAAGAAGGTCTGGTCGTCGGCGGTCATGGCGTCGTACACGGCTCGCATCTTTTCGTTCCGGAACACCCACTcgttggtggtgaagaagtcgAGCACGTCGGAGAAGGCGAGCACCTTGCGGTTCAGGAAGAGGACCCTGTAAGGTGGTTTTGGTCGTTTGAGGTTATCGATGGTTTTTGGTTGCTTCTTGAACTTACTTTGGCTCCATCCCTTTCAGTCTCGCGATCGTATCGAAAAACAGTGCCGGCAAGAAGTGATAAAACAGCTGCAAGATGTAGTACACCCAGGGTGAATCAACTCCGTTGTATGTGGGATACCACAAGGACTGCAGCGCTGGGATCTCCTCACGAAAGCCGACTCCGTAGTCGAACACGTCCTGATAGGTGAACGGGTTGTCCGACCGGGTCGTACAGTTGAAGATGTGCTCCACGGGTCCTCCCTGCGCAGGCTGAGTGCTGGTGTGCCAGATCACGGCCAGACTGGAGTTGACCACCAGATCCGCCGGGATGATATCCGCGTGGCAGTGGGCGTGACAGTGCAGAACTCGCAGAAGGCCGCAACCCACCCCGACCAAAACGCCGTTTAGACCATAGACGTTGTCCGTCCAGCCGGCGATTGGATCCTCCAAGGTTGAGATCACTAACAAGTATTGATACCATGAACAGAACCCTTCTTTCAAGACTCCTCAAAACCAAACTCACCAATCGAGGGCCGCACAATCGCCACCGGCAGTCGATCGCAGTACTGCCGGACCAAGTTCTCCGTCAGCATCTTCGTGTAAGTGTACGtgttcggccacggctcgatGATCTTCCGGCAGAGCACGTTCAGCTGATCCTCGTCGACGGACTCCGCCAGCCGGACCATCGTCATCGGGTCAACCCCCACGTTGTCGTAGTACTTTTCCTCGACCACCTCGTGGATGCAGTTTGCGTAGGCCGTCGAAATGAACAGGTACGAAACGAGCCGGGACATCCCGAGCGCGATCTTGAGCAGCTCATTGCCCCCAAACACGTTTGTCCGGATGTGGGTCTTGAGGGACACGTCGAAGCGGACATCCGCCGCGGAGTGAATCACGATGTCCACCGAGCGTTGCAGGTACGCAAGGTCTGCCTCCGACAGTCCAAGCTTGTCGTACTCCAGAGAACCCTCCACGATCTTCAGGCGATCCCAGTACCAGTTTGGATCTTTCGCATACGTCACGTAGATCTACCGAAAAACCCAACCTCGTAAACAACCCCTCAAACAATCGTCGTCCAAAACTCACCGCTTCCCGCTCGAACTGCCGCTGCAGCCGTTCCCGGGGCGTTCGGTTCCGTTTGGCCCGCACCAGCAGGACAATCTCGCGCACCTCGCACCGCAGCAGCTTCTCGATGAAGAGTTTCCCGAGGAAGCCCGTCCCGCCGGTAAGGAAGACCGTTTTGTCGCGGTAAAAGTTCCGCATCGGGGACGCGTTGATCCCGCTGAGGCGCACCTCCCGGGGGACGTCATCGTTGGTGAAAATCTGCTCCAACATGGCTGGTGGTTGGAACGGAACTGATTTGGGAACGCCGAAAGCGAATCGTAAACGTGGGGTGTTTCGGTTTGGCGTTTGGGGGAGTGACCTTCTGGGGTCACCGACGTAAGCAAAGTAAGACTCGTTTTGGGGCAACATTGGACGGTTTGTCTGCATGCTTAATAGCTATGTAAATGAACgcttttgaaccaaactgtcttaaaaaaactttacttaatccaccattaggtggttggtgccttcctcacatttagagggtaatgctctCCAAAAAAGATACAAAAGGGCCGACCTTGCAgttttctatcaacttgattcattattcataccattaGATTAGGTAGTCAGATcgtcataattcagggcactgatgtgcttataacttttaatagggttgtcagatctccaatctaTTGAACTAGTTGCaaaagtcttttgattacctatccaacgacaggtcgcatgatagatccggccAACGTGTTCATCAaattatctgagatccagcctctaaaaagttcataaataaaacttaagtgctgataaattttgataaagtcgtcggatcttcaatcttttgaactcgtcgaaaagatctttcgaatacctttctaaaaatgtataacatgacggggtttcttacaaaaaccaccctttttacaatcttccggacttttgttaaaatcgtttttttagcataacttttgaagtacttaactaaactttacaattttcaatagcgacttatgggaccccaagacggatcgaatgagaccaaaacggtcaatatcggttcagccagtgccgaaataatccagtgcaatttgttatgatcaacatcccaccacacacacagacatttgtccagaatttgattctgagtcgatatgtatacgtgaaggtgggtctaggaggtcaaattaagaatttcgtttttcgagtgattttatggcctttcctcagtaaggtgaggaaggcaaaaacttaaaatgtatTGGACAGACAAGTTTCGAGttcagtcatccctcatattcggaacagtttacaaagCTATTACAGGTATTAAATGATCGGAAATTTTGCATACagttttgcgaaaaatttcagcttttttgtgTGACTCAATCTCGCCCTACAGACCCAatatcacccctgatgacggtatttaaCAAAATGACATTCTTACTTGCGAAATGTTTGGAAAGTTCCCGATTATTTGAAACACATATTGCAATACAGAGATTTCATATCGAAGAGGAAGGATTTGTAAAATTAATGAGAGCTTCAAAATTCAGAAAGTTTTATCAAAGTGTTTTGATAACAATGAATAGCTGACATCATTCTAATTCTaaaacaaaatagttttttataaGTTTCACGATCGCGGAGAcagcattttaatgaaaaaaaaaaacgttaaattagGAAATTTCCGAGACATCccgtgatttttttcaattttcctaattcaatgtttaaaataacaaaatgtcacaaatatttcatccacAAAGCCATTTAATGTTAATTTCATAAAGTTTTCAACAACAAAGGAAATCATAAATTAgaacaaaattgttaaatttcattaaataaatGTACACTATGATTACATAAATGAAGTAAATAAAAATCAGTTATAGGCAAGGGTTTCCAGCTAGacctcagactggcaagtaattaataattactttgatttttagctggtaGTTGAGTAATTCattaattacttagtaattcatggtaatGAGATTAATTTAATGCAATTAATTGGTAATTAACgttatttttgagtaattacattattttttttaattgtgcttGTTCAAcgacactttttaatttttatatataatctaTTTTAACagtaacagtatttttttatttcaaatgagAATGTCacacaaagatttaaaaaaataaagattaaaaaaatccaaatttttgcaTTACGTAATAAATGAACGTTTCAAAAGTTGTCTCCTAGAActcttctaaaaattattttcaacatgttGTTTAGCTAACCTTATTATCAACAAAATGCAACGCCATGATATGTATACCAGTGAAAAATAATTTGTGAATCCAaaatctattcatttttattaaataattgtaaaaatatgaacaaaattgcAAGGACTATACTAGAATTGAttcattttttatactttttctgCTAATAGACAGTC
Coding sequences:
- the LOC120412888 gene encoding fatty acyl-CoA reductase wat-like — translated: MLEQIFTNDDVPREVRLSGINASPMRNFYRDKTVFLTGGTGFLGKLFIEKLLRCEVREIVLLVRAKRNRTPRERLQRQFEREAIYVTYAKDPNWYWDRLKIVEGSLEYDKLGLSEADLAYLQRSVDIVIHSAADVRFDVSLKTHIRTNVFGGNELLKIALGMSRLVSYLFISTAYANCIHEVVEEKYYDNVGVDPMTMVRLAESVDEDQLNVLCRKIIEPWPNTYTYTKMLTENLVRQYCDRLPVAIVRPSIVISTLEDPIAGWTDNVYGLNGVLVGVGCGLLRVLHCHAHCHADIIPADLVVNSSLAVIWHTSTQPAQGGPVEHIFNCTTRSDNPFTYQDVFDYGVGFREEIPALQSLWYPTYNGVDSPWVYYILQLFYHFLPALFFDTIARLKGMEPKVLFLNRKVLAFSDVLDFFTTNEWVFRNEKMRAVYDAMTADDQTFFPVDIRRVKWAEFFPTYLLGLRKYIVRESLDNLEQAKRKFQLLKAAHYVVLALVYVALAYVGYALLGKGLTERYGFRVIK